One genomic region from Prochlorococcus marinus CUG1433 encodes:
- a CDS encoding YcjF family protein — MFDISKDNLLKDFIKFPKKNLLIILLLLGFGEWFVSDLIHFAGGSIGFFALCLGGYFYLKNDKPKFNEPSNLDGWINLCNEDLNFFEELEVTNELEKQNSKRQKTLESILNRSEKEKISCIGQKDYQSFQSVLKSNFKADKFDFDLYEKLPKYNSSQVIPQEALKSDAILYFINLPLSANDFLWLEKFPKNMPIWLVALTSNQIEAKNQIEDLKSQISSDFINKIITFDVNKSEITNIPFSLRKFFISSSKNIENTKKRLLKELHAAWQSEIEGIRRMQLKGIQRKNQILVATTVFLSPIPSIDVMAMTVLNSLMIKEIKSIWGCNWSPEILDKVSKEILKTAIAQGVIEWSGQTLIGITKLHGPNWLVSGTIQAVSAAYLTRVVSSSLADFMAITKGVEEPDLDFIKKNSEKIVEEAFEKEKINWKGFISDLRKPLMKLSFNS; from the coding sequence GTGTTTGATATTAGTAAAGACAACCTTTTAAAGGATTTCATAAAGTTTCCAAAAAAAAATCTTCTTATAATTTTATTATTGTTAGGTTTTGGGGAATGGTTTGTCAGTGACTTAATTCATTTTGCAGGAGGCTCAATAGGATTTTTTGCGTTGTGTTTGGGGGGATATTTTTACTTGAAGAATGATAAGCCTAAATTTAATGAGCCAAGTAATTTAGATGGTTGGATAAACCTATGTAATGAAGATTTAAATTTTTTTGAAGAACTTGAAGTAACAAATGAATTAGAAAAGCAGAATTCAAAAAGACAAAAAACACTTGAATCTATTCTTAATAGATCTGAAAAAGAAAAAATAAGTTGTATTGGACAAAAAGATTATCAAAGTTTTCAATCTGTTTTGAAAAGTAATTTCAAAGCAGATAAGTTTGACTTTGATTTATACGAAAAACTGCCCAAATATAATTCTTCTCAAGTTATTCCACAAGAAGCTTTGAAGAGTGATGCAATCTTGTATTTTATAAACTTGCCTTTGTCGGCAAATGATTTTTTATGGCTGGAAAAGTTTCCTAAAAATATGCCAATCTGGTTGGTGGCTTTAACTTCCAACCAAATAGAAGCCAAAAATCAGATAGAAGACTTAAAGTCTCAAATTTCAAGTGACTTTATAAACAAAATTATTACTTTTGATGTGAATAAGAGTGAAATAACAAATATACCTTTTTCTTTAAGGAAGTTTTTCATAAGTTCATCTAAAAATATTGAAAATACAAAAAAAAGGCTCTTGAAAGAACTTCATGCTGCCTGGCAATCTGAAATTGAAGGTATAAGAAGAATGCAGTTAAAAGGTATACAAAGAAAAAATCAAATTCTTGTCGCGACAACTGTTTTCTTATCTCCTATCCCATCAATTGATGTTATGGCAATGACAGTATTAAATTCTTTAATGATTAAAGAAATTAAGTCTATATGGGGATGTAATTGGTCTCCTGAAATTTTAGATAAAGTATCCAAAGAGATTTTAAAGACTGCAATTGCTCAGGGAGTTATTGAATGGAGTGGACAGACTCTAATTGGTATAACAAAATTACATGGCCCAAATTGGCTTGTCTCTGGAACAATTCAGGCTGTCAGTGCTGCTTATTTAACAAGAGTAGTATCAAGTTCTTTGGCTGATTTTATGGCAATAACAAAAGGAGTAGAAGAACCTGATTTGGATTTTATAAAGAAAAATTCTGAGAAAATTGTTGAAGAAGCTTTTGAAAAAGAAAAAATAAATTGGAAAGGATTTATTTCTGATCTTAGAAAACCACTTATGAAACTATCTTTTAATTCATAA
- the trpS gene encoding tryptophan--tRNA ligase — protein sequence MANKKRILSGVQPTGDLHIGNWLGAINNWVTLQEQYETFLCVVDLHAITASYNPKELSKNTISTAALYVACGIDPNICSIFVQSQISAHSELCWILNCMTPINWMERMIQFKEKSIQQGNNVSIGLFDYPILMAADILLYDADFVPVGEDQKQHLELARDIAQQRINARFSKDKNILKIPQPIIMKNGSKIMSLIDGSRKMSKSDPNESSRINLLDPPEIITKKIKRAKSDSSIGIEFNNPERPESKNLLMIYSILSGKEISQCENEFSETGWGTFKKLITEQLIESLEPIQKKYKLLINDPYQLNKILNEGKEKAEDLANQTLKRVKSKLGFFEMEK from the coding sequence ATGGCAAATAAAAAAAGAATTCTTTCGGGAGTTCAACCAACTGGTGATTTACATATTGGGAATTGGCTTGGGGCCATAAATAATTGGGTTACGCTTCAAGAGCAATATGAAACATTTCTATGTGTAGTTGATTTGCACGCAATAACAGCCTCATATAATCCCAAAGAATTATCTAAAAACACTATCTCTACAGCGGCTTTGTACGTCGCTTGTGGGATAGATCCAAATATATGTTCAATTTTTGTCCAAAGTCAGATTTCAGCCCATTCAGAACTTTGTTGGATATTAAATTGCATGACCCCAATAAATTGGATGGAAAGAATGATTCAATTTAAAGAAAAATCCATACAACAAGGTAATAATGTATCTATTGGATTATTTGACTATCCAATACTTATGGCTGCAGACATCCTTCTTTATGATGCTGACTTCGTACCAGTAGGTGAGGATCAAAAACAACATCTTGAACTTGCGAGGGATATTGCACAACAGAGAATTAATGCCAGATTTAGTAAGGATAAAAATATTTTAAAGATCCCTCAACCAATCATCATGAAGAATGGTTCAAAAATAATGAGTTTAATTGATGGTTCAAGAAAGATGAGCAAAAGTGATCCTAATGAGAGCAGTCGCATTAACTTATTAGATCCTCCTGAAATAATTACAAAAAAAATTAAAAGAGCAAAAAGTGACAGTTCTATTGGGATTGAATTTAACAACCCTGAGAGACCAGAATCTAAAAATCTTTTGATGATTTATTCAATATTATCTGGCAAAGAAATTTCTCAATGTGAAAATGAATTCTCAGAGACTGGATGGGGGACATTTAAAAAATTAATTACCGAACAACTTATTGAATCACTAGAACCTATTCAGAAAAAATATAAATTATTAATTAATGATCCATATCAATTAAATAAAATCCTTAATGAAGGGAAGGAAAAAGCTGAAGATTTAGCAAATCAGACTTTAAAAAGAGTTAAATCAAAATTAGGATTCTTTGAAATGGAGAAATAA
- the thrS gene encoding threonine--tRNA ligase: MPIITLPDGSKKVFEKSVTIIEIAQSIGPGLAKATIAGKVNDVLLDATIPINEDSEVVIITSKDKEGIEIIRHSFAHLIGHAVKQIYPNIKMAIGPVIEDGFYYDIFSEYRFTPEDLIKIEDRINKLIKTNYDVEILQVSKEEAIKTFKERDETFKLRIIEEIPEKGLINLYKHEEYIDMCRGPHVPNTRHLRHFKLLKLSGSYWRGNCENESLQRIYGTAWAKEKELNDYLTRIEEAEKRDHRKLGKKHSLFHIQEESPGMIFWHPNGWTIYQVLEKYIRGILKKNDYLEIKTPQTVDKSLWEKSGHWEKFRDDMFTTASENRTYAIKPMNCPCHIQVFNQGLKSYKDLPIRLAEFGSCHRNEPSGALHGLMRVRNFTQDDAHIFCTEEQIQEEVSTFIDLVFEVYKTFGFDEIIIKLSTRPEKRVGSEEIWDKSEEALTKALDNKNLKWELQPGEGAFYGPKIEFSLKDCLNRVWQCGTIQVDFSMPIRLDATYVDIDNEKRNPVMLHRAILGSFERFIGILIEEYEAKFPIWLAPYQIILLSITDRNIEKCFQFNELISNKGYRSKVDIRNEKIGYKIREATLGRVPLIAVIGDKEEEIDSVSLRALDGTNLGIFNLSNLYKLMDELIEKKGRTE, translated from the coding sequence ATGCCAATAATTACTTTACCTGATGGTTCAAAAAAGGTTTTCGAAAAATCTGTAACCATTATAGAAATTGCCCAGAGTATAGGCCCTGGATTAGCTAAAGCAACAATTGCTGGGAAAGTAAATGATGTTCTTCTTGATGCAACTATTCCTATAAATGAAGATTCCGAAGTTGTAATAATTACATCAAAAGATAAAGAAGGAATTGAAATAATTAGACATTCCTTTGCTCACCTTATTGGTCATGCAGTTAAACAAATTTACCCTAATATTAAAATGGCAATTGGGCCAGTAATTGAAGATGGTTTTTATTACGATATTTTTTCTGAATATAGATTTACTCCTGAAGATTTAATAAAAATCGAAGATAGAATTAATAAATTAATAAAAACAAACTACGATGTTGAAATTTTACAAGTTTCAAAAGAAGAGGCAATTAAAACTTTCAAAGAAAGAGATGAGACTTTTAAATTAAGAATAATTGAAGAAATCCCTGAAAAAGGTCTCATCAATTTATACAAACACGAAGAATATATCGATATGTGCAGGGGGCCTCACGTTCCCAATACTAGACATTTGAGACACTTTAAATTACTTAAATTATCAGGTTCATACTGGAGAGGGAATTGTGAGAATGAATCATTGCAGAGAATATATGGAACTGCATGGGCAAAAGAAAAAGAACTCAATGACTACTTAACAAGAATTGAAGAAGCGGAAAAAAGGGATCATAGAAAACTTGGGAAAAAACATTCACTTTTTCATATACAAGAGGAATCTCCAGGTATGATTTTTTGGCATCCGAATGGATGGACAATCTACCAGGTCCTGGAAAAATACATAAGAGGAATACTTAAAAAAAATGATTATTTAGAAATTAAAACTCCACAAACTGTTGATAAATCTCTTTGGGAAAAATCCGGTCATTGGGAAAAATTTAGAGACGATATGTTCACTACTGCATCAGAAAATCGAACTTACGCAATTAAACCAATGAATTGTCCATGCCATATTCAAGTGTTTAATCAAGGTTTAAAAAGTTATAAAGATTTACCTATTCGTCTGGCTGAATTTGGTTCTTGTCATAGAAATGAGCCCTCTGGAGCACTACACGGCTTAATGAGAGTAAGAAACTTTACTCAAGATGATGCACACATATTCTGCACAGAAGAACAAATTCAAGAAGAAGTATCTACTTTTATAGATCTTGTTTTCGAGGTTTATAAAACTTTTGGTTTTGATGAAATCATTATCAAATTATCAACTCGTCCTGAAAAAAGGGTTGGTAGTGAAGAGATTTGGGACAAATCAGAAGAAGCTCTTACCAAAGCTCTCGATAATAAGAATCTAAAATGGGAACTACAACCTGGAGAAGGTGCTTTTTATGGTCCAAAAATAGAATTCTCGTTAAAAGATTGTCTCAATAGAGTCTGGCAATGCGGAACAATTCAGGTTGATTTCTCAATGCCTATTAGATTGGATGCAACTTATGTTGATATTGATAATGAAAAAAGGAATCCAGTTATGCTCCATAGAGCAATTTTAGGATCGTTTGAAAGATTTATCGGAATTTTAATTGAAGAATATGAGGCAAAATTCCCAATTTGGCTTGCACCTTATCAAATAATTCTATTAAGCATTACCGATAGAAATATCGAAAAGTGCTTTCAATTTAATGAATTAATAAGTAATAAAGGTTACCGATCAAAAGTTGATATTAGGAATGAAAAAATAGGATATAAAATTAGGGAGGCAACCCTAGGGAGAGTGCCTTTAATTGCAGTTATTGGAGATAAAGAAGAAGAAATTGATTCAGTTTCCTTAAGAGCTTTGGATGGAACAAATTTAGGAATTTTCAATTTATCGAATCTATACAAATTAATGGATGAATTAATAGAAAAAAAAGGGAGAACAGAATAA
- the glk gene encoding glucokinase — protein MNFLACDLGGTKVLLGIYKKDVNNDSPKLIFKKKYLSSEWDSFELILEDFLKKECKNITHPHYACFAVAGPISNDNAKIVNLSWNISGNALKNKFNFKSCELINDFAVQIYGIPFLQENQYSTIQNGNPSKGANNDLHAIVGAGTGLGIARGIISEHKVKVLASEGGHVEYSPKSELEWELKIWLKDSLNLERISCERIISGTGLSRIAEWRLSKPDAQNHPLQKYLKEIKIFDATRKELPQKICNLAKEGDLLMIEVERIWLGAYASLLGDVALQELCFGGLWISGGTASKHFKNFKSDLFMKQFFDKGRLKDILKTIPLKVIIDEEFGLFSAACRAKML, from the coding sequence ATGAATTTTCTCGCATGTGATCTAGGAGGTACAAAGGTTCTATTGGGAATTTACAAAAAAGATGTAAATAATGATTCGCCTAAATTAATATTTAAAAAGAAGTATTTATCTTCAGAATGGGATTCTTTTGAGCTAATTTTGGAGGATTTTTTAAAAAAAGAATGCAAAAATATTACTCATCCTCATTATGCATGTTTCGCTGTAGCTGGTCCTATATCCAACGACAATGCAAAAATTGTTAACTTATCGTGGAATATCTCTGGAAATGCATTAAAAAACAAATTTAATTTTAAAAGCTGCGAGCTAATAAATGATTTTGCAGTGCAAATTTATGGAATACCCTTCTTACAAGAAAATCAGTATTCAACAATCCAAAATGGGAACCCCTCTAAAGGAGCTAATAATGATTTGCATGCAATTGTTGGAGCTGGGACAGGTTTAGGTATTGCAAGAGGAATAATATCAGAACATAAAGTGAAAGTTTTAGCTAGCGAAGGTGGTCATGTTGAATACTCACCGAAGTCAGAATTAGAATGGGAATTAAAGATATGGCTTAAAGATTCTCTGAATCTTGAAAGGATATCTTGTGAAAGAATTATTAGCGGCACTGGTTTATCAAGAATTGCCGAATGGAGACTAAGCAAACCTGATGCTCAAAACCATCCTCTACAAAAATATTTAAAAGAAATTAAAATTTTTGATGCTACGAGAAAAGAACTTCCTCAAAAAATTTGTAATCTCGCTAAAGAAGGGGATCTGCTAATGATTGAAGTTGAGAGGATTTGGTTAGGTGCTTATGCCTCTTTATTAGGAGATGTTGCTCTTCAAGAATTGTGCTTTGGCGGTTTGTGGATTTCTGGAGGAACCGCATCAAAACATTTCAAAAACTTTAAATCAGATTTATTTATGAAACAATTTTTCGACAAAGGAAGATTAAAAGATATTCTTAAAACAATACCTCTGAAAGTGATCATAGATGAAGAGTTTGGACTTTTTAGTGCAGCCTGCAGAGCAAAAATGCTTTAA
- a CDS encoding homoserine kinase produces MYIPEVGKKIIATVPSTTANLGPGFDCLGAALDLYNEFIFTRIEGGGDRFDLIMESNDGNHLRGGPENLVFRAAQKVWESANMEPFALEARVKLAVPPARGLGSSATAIVAGLIGANAIMNSPLSKEKLLELAIDIEGHPDNVVPSLLGGLCLTARSSSQRWRIIRCDWHDSIKAVVAIPAMRLSTSEARKVMPRNVPISDAVTNMGALTLLLNGLKAGNEDLIKEGMFDKLHEPYRWKLIKGGLEVKDAAINAGALGCAISGAGPSILALCKKENGKNVSQAMVRAWEKSGIASRAPFLNVQTTGSQFSTISGK; encoded by the coding sequence ATGTATATCCCAGAAGTTGGTAAAAAAATAATAGCAACAGTACCTTCCACAACAGCTAATTTGGGGCCAGGTTTTGACTGCCTTGGAGCAGCATTAGATCTATATAATGAATTTATTTTTACAAGAATTGAAGGTGGTGGAGATAGATTTGATTTAATAATGGAAAGTAACGATGGTAATCATTTAAGAGGAGGACCTGAAAACTTAGTTTTTAGGGCGGCTCAGAAAGTATGGGAAAGTGCAAATATGGAACCTTTCGCACTAGAAGCAAGAGTTAAATTGGCAGTGCCGCCTGCACGTGGACTTGGAAGCAGTGCTACAGCAATAGTTGCTGGACTGATAGGAGCAAATGCAATAATGAACTCTCCATTGTCTAAAGAAAAACTTCTTGAACTTGCCATTGATATAGAAGGTCATCCTGATAATGTAGTTCCCTCTCTCTTAGGGGGTCTTTGTCTGACAGCGAGGTCTTCTTCTCAAAGATGGAGAATAATAAGGTGTGATTGGCACGATTCGATTAAAGCTGTTGTAGCTATACCTGCTATGCGTCTAAGCACAAGTGAAGCAAGAAAGGTTATGCCTAGGAATGTGCCCATATCTGATGCAGTGACAAATATGGGGGCACTTACTTTGTTGCTAAATGGATTAAAGGCAGGAAATGAGGATCTTATAAAAGAGGGAATGTTTGATAAGCTACATGAACCCTACAGATGGAAACTTATTAAAGGTGGACTAGAAGTCAAAGATGCCGCTATAAATGCAGGTGCTCTAGGATGCGCAATTAGTGGAGCTGGACCAAGTATCTTAGCTTTGTGTAAAAAAGAAAATGGTAAAAATGTTAGTCAAGCAATGGTAAGAGCATGGGAAAAGTCAGGTATAGCAAGCAGAGCACCATTCTTAAACGTTCAAACAACTGGTAGCCAATTTAGCACTATCTCTGGTAAGTAG
- a CDS encoding NAD(P)H-quinone oxidoreductase subunit 4, which yields MNLESFPWLSSVVLMPLIGALIMPFLSSKEGEDNTLPRNISLSFLFVDFLLIIGVLFQKFNTSDSSLQLVERASWLPSIGLEWSLGIDGLSAPLVALSGLITFLSAAASWKIKKKSNLYFALLLVQASAQALVFLSQDFLLFFLAWELELVPVYLLIAIWGGKKKLYAATKFILYTALASLLILISGLALALTGDTFTLNITDLTNKHVTGSLALLSYLGFLIGFGVKLPIFPLHTWLPDAHGEANAPVSMLLAGILLKMGGYALLRFNVQILPEVHLQIAPALIILGIINIIYGALNAFAQDNVKRRIACSSVSHMGFVLLGIGAVDALGISGAMLQMISHGLIAAAMFFVTGSFYERTNTLSIPNMGGLAKVLPITFAFFLASSLASLALPGMSGFISEITVFLGITSQEGFSSIFRSITILIAAIGLVLTPIYLLSMCRRVFFGPRIPALATVKEMNGRELTIGFSLLLPTLVIGFWPKIAINLYESSTNALSQQLTLAKLIGLISNISLV from the coding sequence ATGAATCTAGAATCTTTTCCTTGGCTATCATCTGTCGTTTTAATGCCTTTAATTGGGGCATTAATAATGCCTTTCTTGAGTTCAAAAGAAGGAGAAGATAATACACTACCTAGAAATATCTCATTAAGTTTTTTATTTGTAGATTTTTTACTAATAATCGGGGTACTTTTTCAAAAATTCAATACTTCAGATAGCTCTTTGCAACTGGTAGAAAGAGCTTCCTGGCTACCCTCAATAGGCTTAGAATGGTCACTTGGAATAGATGGATTATCTGCTCCTTTAGTAGCTTTAAGTGGGTTGATTACATTTTTATCAGCTGCCGCAAGTTGGAAAATAAAAAAGAAATCTAATCTATATTTTGCTCTCTTATTAGTCCAAGCATCAGCACAAGCATTAGTTTTCCTCTCTCAAGATTTCCTATTATTTTTCTTGGCATGGGAACTTGAATTAGTTCCGGTATATCTTCTTATTGCTATTTGGGGAGGGAAAAAGAAATTATATGCTGCTACAAAATTTATTCTTTATACTGCTTTAGCCTCTTTATTAATACTCATAAGTGGTTTAGCTCTTGCTTTGACTGGTGATACTTTTACTTTAAATATTACCGATTTAACGAATAAACATGTAACAGGAAGCCTTGCACTATTATCTTATTTAGGATTTTTAATTGGTTTTGGAGTAAAACTTCCTATCTTTCCATTACATACTTGGTTACCAGATGCACATGGAGAGGCTAATGCACCAGTTTCAATGTTATTAGCTGGAATACTTTTAAAAATGGGGGGCTACGCTCTTCTAAGATTCAATGTTCAAATACTACCTGAAGTGCACCTTCAAATTGCACCAGCATTAATTATTCTTGGAATCATTAATATAATTTATGGAGCACTAAATGCATTTGCACAAGATAATGTCAAAAGGAGAATAGCATGTAGCTCAGTTAGTCATATGGGTTTTGTTCTATTAGGGATTGGAGCAGTAGATGCTCTAGGGATAAGCGGAGCAATGTTACAAATGATCAGCCATGGACTTATCGCTGCAGCAATGTTTTTTGTTACTGGCTCATTCTATGAAAGAACAAATACTCTTTCGATACCGAATATGGGCGGTTTAGCAAAGGTCTTACCAATAACTTTTGCTTTTTTCTTAGCCAGCTCTTTGGCATCTTTAGCTCTACCTGGGATGAGCGGTTTTATAAGTGAAATAACTGTATTTTTAGGTATCACAAGTCAAGAAGGCTTCAGCTCTATATTTAGATCGATAACGATTCTTATTGCAGCTATAGGTTTAGTTCTAACACCAATATATCTATTATCAATGTGTAGAAGAGTATTCTTTGGCCCAAGAATTCCTGCACTAGCTACAGTCAAAGAGATGAATGGTAGAGAATTGACAATTGGTTTCAGTTTATTGTTACCTACACTGGTAATAGGTTTTTGGCCCAAAATCGCCATAAATTTATACGAATCTTCAACAAATGCTCTCAGTCAGCAGCTAACTTTAGCTAAGTTAATTGGGTTAATTTCAAACATTAGTTTAGTTTAA
- a CDS encoding M3 family metallopeptidase, protein METSIFKHGELPEFKKFTPENISKQFPRVLEKIAEDFKNIEEDLSNYLIQNDLKWNKVINPLNEINEILRWSWGVISHLNAVNNSESLRDIYSKFLPEIISLSNKFGQSKIIYDSLIKLKETNNFDQIKNRILDKEILEMQHRGISLQKKDQEEFNNNSEKLGKLSTDFSNNVLDATNQWFLILNKKSEVNGLPERVLELMAISAHNHLKKEEVVDIKNGPWKLSLDIPTYTSFMTYATDRNLREKLYKAFVGRASQGEKNNSEIIEEILSLRTKQANLLGYKSWAELSLSTKMAKEIKNVENLLEELREPALKTAKIELETLNKFSKANGFPKSQNIEPWDISYWSELLRKEVLNLDQESLRPWFPLNDVLKGLFKLSENLFEIKVVEATNEVPLWNDDVLFFNILNKEDNKIASFYLDPYSRPESKRGGAWMDECLNKNNVGKKTLPVAYLVCNQTPPSKDKPSLMSFDEVQTLFHEFGHGLQHMLTTVNLPQAAGINNVEWDAVELPSQFMENWCFHKNTILNIAKHYKTGEKLSDENFEKLLKNRTFNCGMATLRQLHFAITDLRLHSNIDKKEGETADEIRREIAKLTTVIEPIQEDQFLCCFSHIFAGGYSAGYYSYKWAEVLSADAFSMFEEADLENSEDLKLIGKKFKDTILSLGGSLPPLDIFKLFRGREPQTDSLIRHLGLSGAT, encoded by the coding sequence ATGGAAACCTCAATTTTTAAACATGGAGAATTACCAGAATTTAAAAAATTTACCCCTGAAAACATCAGTAAACAATTTCCAAGAGTACTAGAGAAGATAGCCGAAGACTTTAAAAACATAGAGGAAGATTTATCTAATTACCTAATTCAAAATGATTTAAAATGGAATAAAGTTATAAATCCTTTAAATGAAATCAATGAAATTCTTAGATGGAGTTGGGGAGTAATAAGCCACCTAAATGCCGTAAACAATTCTGAAAGTCTTAGAGATATTTATTCAAAGTTTCTTCCCGAAATCATCAGCTTGAGTAACAAATTTGGGCAAAGTAAAATAATCTATGATTCTTTAATTAAGCTTAAAGAGACAAATAACTTTGATCAAATCAAAAACAGAATTTTAGACAAAGAAATTCTTGAGATGCAACATAGAGGAATTTCATTGCAAAAAAAAGATCAAGAAGAATTCAACAATAATTCGGAAAAACTTGGGAAGCTATCAACAGACTTCAGCAACAATGTTCTTGATGCCACTAATCAATGGTTTTTAATATTAAATAAAAAATCTGAAGTCAATGGTCTTCCTGAAAGGGTTCTAGAATTGATGGCAATTTCTGCGCACAATCACTTAAAAAAAGAAGAGGTAGTTGATATTAAAAATGGTCCTTGGAAATTAAGTTTAGATATACCAACTTATACTTCATTTATGACATATGCCACCGACCGCAACCTTAGAGAAAAACTATATAAGGCATTCGTTGGTAGGGCGTCTCAAGGAGAAAAAAATAATTCTGAAATCATTGAAGAGATATTATCTCTTAGAACGAAACAGGCTAATCTTCTCGGTTATAAAAGTTGGGCAGAACTAAGTTTGTCAACGAAAATGGCGAAAGAAATTAAGAATGTTGAAAATCTTTTAGAAGAATTGAGAGAACCAGCATTGAAAACCGCAAAAATTGAATTAGAAACCCTCAATAAGTTTTCTAAAGCTAACGGTTTTCCAAAATCGCAGAATATTGAGCCATGGGATATCAGTTATTGGTCTGAACTTCTTAGAAAGGAAGTGCTTAATTTGGATCAAGAGTCTTTGAGACCATGGTTCCCACTAAATGATGTTTTGAAAGGTTTATTTAAATTAAGCGAAAATCTTTTTGAAATTAAAGTTGTTGAGGCAACTAATGAGGTTCCTCTTTGGAATGATGATGTTTTGTTTTTTAATATCCTTAATAAAGAAGATAACAAAATAGCATCTTTTTACCTCGATCCATATTCTCGGCCTGAATCAAAAAGAGGAGGAGCTTGGATGGATGAATGTTTGAATAAAAATAATGTTGGTAAAAAGACCCTCCCCGTAGCTTATCTCGTTTGTAATCAGACTCCGCCATCAAAAGATAAACCTAGTTTGATGAGTTTTGATGAAGTTCAGACACTATTCCATGAATTTGGTCATGGTCTTCAACATATGCTTACTACTGTAAATCTTCCTCAAGCAGCTGGTATAAATAACGTTGAATGGGATGCAGTCGAACTTCCAAGTCAATTTATGGAAAACTGGTGTTTCCATAAAAATACAATTTTGAATATTGCTAAGCACTACAAAACAGGAGAAAAATTATCCGATGAAAATTTTGAGAAGCTCCTAAAGAATAGAACTTTTAATTGTGGTATGGCTACTCTTAGACAACTACATTTTGCAATAACAGACCTCAGATTACACAGTAATATTGATAAAAAAGAAGGTGAAACGGCAGATGAAATAAGAAGAGAAATTGCAAAACTAACTACAGTTATTGAACCAATTCAAGAAGATCAATTTCTTTGTTGTTTTAGTCATATATTTGCAGGAGGATATTCTGCAGGATATTACTCCTATAAATGGGCTGAAGTTCTAAGTGCTGATGCTTTCTCAATGTTTGAAGAAGCTGATCTGGAAAACTCTGAAGATCTAAAGTTAATAGGAAAGAAATTTAAAGATACAATACTTAGCTTGGGTGGAAGCTTACCTCCACTAGACATATTCAAACTATTCAGGGGTAGAGAGCCACAAACAGATTCCTTAATAAGACACTTGGGGCTATCTGGAGCTACATAA
- a CDS encoding alpha/beta fold hydrolase: MEKRNPIILIHGLWNTSSIFSSITSKLDDIGIEYFAPTLNHSFGMTSIIDLTNTLNELILDKYGLEKEIDILGFSMGGIIGRYWLQKFNGYKRTRRFISIGSPHKGTLMAQLIPKYPFRGISEMKINSKFLRELAKNDFFLDDIKCINFYTYWDLMVFPSWWTNLNKGKKISVKVYKHRNLVRNKSVVDNIIGEIIM, encoded by the coding sequence TTGGAAAAAAGAAATCCCATTATATTAATTCATGGTCTTTGGAATACTTCAAGTATTTTTTCTTCTATCACCTCAAAACTCGATGATATTGGAATTGAATATTTTGCTCCAACTCTTAATCATTCGTTCGGAATGACTTCAATTATAGATTTAACAAATACATTAAATGAATTAATTTTAGATAAATACGGTTTAGAAAAAGAAATAGATATTTTGGGCTTTTCTATGGGAGGAATAATTGGTAGGTACTGGCTTCAAAAATTTAATGGATATAAAAGAACAAGAAGATTTATATCTATAGGTTCCCCTCACAAAGGAACATTAATGGCTCAGTTAATACCTAAATACCCTTTTAGAGGGATATCAGAAATGAAAATAAATAGTAAGTTTTTGAGAGAACTAGCAAAGAATGATTTTTTTCTGGATGATATCAAATGTATAAATTTCTATACTTATTGGGATCTTATGGTTTTCCCTAGCTGGTGGACTAATTTAAATAAAGGAAAAAAAATATCAGTAAAAGTATATAAACATAGAAATCTTGTGAGAAATAAATCAGTGGTTGACAACATAATCGGTGAAATTATTATGTAG
- the folB gene encoding dihydroneopterin aldolase produces METFLKIENIKLWARVGVLEEERKLGQFFILDILLWTDFEKCTENDDIKETVDYSKLVKILKDQSRKIYCFTIEKYSSAILEIIDQEFKLSKIKIILTKCNPPITGFDGKVSIVRILEKK; encoded by the coding sequence ATGGAGACATTTTTAAAAATTGAGAATATTAAACTTTGGGCTAGAGTAGGAGTCCTAGAAGAAGAAAGGAAATTAGGACAATTCTTTATTTTGGATATACTTTTGTGGACTGATTTTGAAAAGTGTACTGAAAATGACGATATAAAGGAAACAGTTGACTATTCAAAACTAGTTAAAATTCTAAAAGACCAATCAAGGAAAATATATTGTTTTACCATCGAAAAATACTCAAGCGCCATTTTAGAAATAATTGATCAGGAATTTAAGCTTTCAAAAATTAAAATTATTTTGACAAAATGCAATCCTCCAATTACGGGTTTTGATGGGAAGGTTTCAATAGTAAGAATTCTTGAAAAAAAATAA